Proteins from a single region of Corvus hawaiiensis isolate bCorHaw1 chromosome 6, bCorHaw1.pri.cur, whole genome shotgun sequence:
- the NUMB gene encoding protein numb homolog isoform X1 translates to MNKLRQSFRRKKDVYVPEASRPHQWQTDEEGVRTGKCSFPVKYLGHVEVDESRGMHICEDAVKRLKSLPTVIALDLSPLFLQERKFFKGFFGKSGKKAVKAVLWVSADGLRVVDEKTKDLIVDQTIEKVSFCAPDRNFDRAFSYICRDGTTRRWICHCFMAVKDTGERLSHAVGCAFAACLERKQKREKECGVTATFDASRTTFTREGSFRVTTATEQAEREEIMRQMPDAKAVETEVKTVTPGAAPNNTAPSSGSPTSPTAEVAASLDKEMSNPHAIPRRHAPIEQLARQGSFRGFPALSQKMSPFKRQLSLRINELPSTVQRKTDFPMKNSVPEVEGETDSISALCSQITSAFSTPSEDPFSSAPMTKPVTVVAPQSPAFQVNGTASAFCVLAAKPSQAAVVSTAMPVRETNPWAHAPAANTGAAAVVAGTEWSSTSSGAASPSLFQGNHRRTPSEADRWLEEVSKTVRAQQQPTSAPAPQPLLQPPPAAPASQSAPAFPVSTFIAPQPVPVGVVPPMQPAFIPAQPYAVANGMTYAAPSVPVVGITPSQMVANVFGTASHTPAAHPHQSPSLVKQQPVPQYDSSSSSATASPFFHPPAQHNGSAAFNGVEGGKWAAEDKHSQPPAPAPQVDPFEAQWAALEGKAKQRTNPSPTNPFSSDLQKTFEIEL, encoded by the exons CTACCTACAGTAATAGCGCTCGACTTGTCCCCCCTGTTCCTCCAGGAAAGGAAGTTCTTCAAAGGCTTCTTTGGAAAA TCTGGGAAGAAAGCCGTCAAAGCAGTCCTGTGGGTTTCGGCGGATGGACTCAGAGTTGTAGATGAGAAAACAAAG GATCTTATAGTTGATCAGACAATAGAGAAGGTTTCTTTCTGCGCACCAGACAGGAACTTTGACCGGGCGTTCTCATACATCTGCCGAGATGGCACAACGAGACGCTGGATCTGCCACTGCTTTATGGCTGTGAAGGACACG GGGGAACGGTTGAGTCACGCCGTGGGCTGTGCATTTGCAGCATGCCTGGAGCGAAAGCAGAAGCGAGAGAAGGAGTGTGGAGTGACTGCCACCTTTGATGCCAGCAGAACCACATTCACTAGAGAGGGGTCATTCAGGGTCACTACAGCTACTGAACaagcagagagagaggagattaTGAGACAGATGCCGGATGCTAAAG CAGTTgaaacagaagtgaaaacagTAACACCAGGTGCTGCACCAAACAATACTGCCCCCTCTTCTGGCTCACCAACCTCTCCTACTGCTGAAGTTGCTGCCTCTCTGGATAAAGAAATGAGCAACCCTCATGCTATCCCACGGCGGCATGCCCCTATAGAACAGCTTGCCAGGCAAGGGTCTTTCAGGGGCTTCCCCGCCCTTAGCCAAAAGATGTCTCCGTTTAAACGCCAGTTGTCTTTGCGAATAAATGAGCTGCCTTCAACAGTGCAAAGGAAGACTGATTTCCCCATGAAAAACTCAG TCCCAGAGGTAGAAGGGGAAACAGACAGCATTAGTGCCCTGTGCTCTCAGATCACCAGTGCTTTCAGCACACCATCAGAAGATCCTTTCTCTTCGGCCCCCATGACAAAACCAGTGACAGTAGTTGCACCACAGTCTCCTGCCTTTCAAG TTAATGGCACTGCCTCTGCCTTCTGTGTGCTTGCTGCTAAACCATCCCAAGCTGCTGTAGTGTCCACAGCTATGCCAGTTCGTGAAACCAATCCTTGGGCTCATGCTCCTGCTGCTAATACTGGAGCTGCAGCCGTGGTCGCTG GCACTGAATGGAGCAGCACCTCCTCAGGTGCGGCCTCACCAAGTCTCTTCCAAGGAAATCACAGACGCACTCCCTCGGAGGCAGACCGCTGGTTGGAAGAGGTCTCAAAGACTGTCAGAGCCCAACAGCAGCCaacctcagccccagccccccagccactgctccagcctcctccagcagctccagcctcccaGTCAGCACCAGCCTTCCCAGTCAGCACCTTCATTGCGCCTCAGCCTGTGCCGGTGGGTGTGGTACCGCCCATGCAGCCGGCATTTATTCCGGCTCAGCCCTATGCTGTAGCAAATGGGATGACCTATGCAGCCCCAAGCGTCCCTGTGGTTGGAATCACACCTTCCCAGATGGTAGCCAACGTCTTTGGTACTGCCAGCCACACTCCAGCGGCCCACCCGCATCAGTCCCCCAGTCTGGTGAAGCAGCAGCCGGTCCCTCAGTacgacagcagcagcagcagcgccacCGCCAGCCCCTTCTTCCACCCGCCCGCGCAGCACAACGGCTCCGCCGCCTTCAACGGCGTGGAGGGGGGCAAGTGGGCTGCCGAGGACAAGCATTCGCagccccccgcgcccgccccgcagGTCGACCCCTTCGAGGCGCAGTGGGCAGCTCTGGAGGGCAAGGCAAAGCAGCGCACcaacccctcccccaccaaCCCCTTCTCCAGTGACCTACAGAAGACATTCGAGATTGAACTTTAA
- the NUMB gene encoding protein numb homolog isoform X2, whose amino-acid sequence MNKLRQSFRRKKDVYVPEASRPHQWQTDEEGVRTGKCSFPVKYLGHVEVDESRGMHICEDAVKRLKSLPTVIALDLSPLFLQERKFFKGFFGKSGKKAVKAVLWVSADGLRVVDEKTKDLIVDQTIEKVSFCAPDRNFDRAFSYICRDGTTRRWICHCFMAVKDTGERLSHAVGCAFAACLERKQKREKECGVTATFDASRTTFTREGSFRVTTATEQAEREEIMRQMPDAKVETEVKTVTPGAAPNNTAPSSGSPTSPTAEVAASLDKEMSNPHAIPRRHAPIEQLARQGSFRGFPALSQKMSPFKRQLSLRINELPSTVQRKTDFPMKNSVPEVEGETDSISALCSQITSAFSTPSEDPFSSAPMTKPVTVVAPQSPAFQVNGTASAFCVLAAKPSQAAVVSTAMPVRETNPWAHAPAANTGAAAVVAGTEWSSTSSGAASPSLFQGNHRRTPSEADRWLEEVSKTVRAQQQPTSAPAPQPLLQPPPAAPASQSAPAFPVSTFIAPQPVPVGVVPPMQPAFIPAQPYAVANGMTYAAPSVPVVGITPSQMVANVFGTASHTPAAHPHQSPSLVKQQPVPQYDSSSSSATASPFFHPPAQHNGSAAFNGVEGGKWAAEDKHSQPPAPAPQVDPFEAQWAALEGKAKQRTNPSPTNPFSSDLQKTFEIEL is encoded by the exons CTACCTACAGTAATAGCGCTCGACTTGTCCCCCCTGTTCCTCCAGGAAAGGAAGTTCTTCAAAGGCTTCTTTGGAAAA TCTGGGAAGAAAGCCGTCAAAGCAGTCCTGTGGGTTTCGGCGGATGGACTCAGAGTTGTAGATGAGAAAACAAAG GATCTTATAGTTGATCAGACAATAGAGAAGGTTTCTTTCTGCGCACCAGACAGGAACTTTGACCGGGCGTTCTCATACATCTGCCGAGATGGCACAACGAGACGCTGGATCTGCCACTGCTTTATGGCTGTGAAGGACACG GGGGAACGGTTGAGTCACGCCGTGGGCTGTGCATTTGCAGCATGCCTGGAGCGAAAGCAGAAGCGAGAGAAGGAGTGTGGAGTGACTGCCACCTTTGATGCCAGCAGAACCACATTCACTAGAGAGGGGTCATTCAGGGTCACTACAGCTACTGAACaagcagagagagaggagattaTGAGACAGATGCCGGATGCTAAAG TTgaaacagaagtgaaaacagTAACACCAGGTGCTGCACCAAACAATACTGCCCCCTCTTCTGGCTCACCAACCTCTCCTACTGCTGAAGTTGCTGCCTCTCTGGATAAAGAAATGAGCAACCCTCATGCTATCCCACGGCGGCATGCCCCTATAGAACAGCTTGCCAGGCAAGGGTCTTTCAGGGGCTTCCCCGCCCTTAGCCAAAAGATGTCTCCGTTTAAACGCCAGTTGTCTTTGCGAATAAATGAGCTGCCTTCAACAGTGCAAAGGAAGACTGATTTCCCCATGAAAAACTCAG TCCCAGAGGTAGAAGGGGAAACAGACAGCATTAGTGCCCTGTGCTCTCAGATCACCAGTGCTTTCAGCACACCATCAGAAGATCCTTTCTCTTCGGCCCCCATGACAAAACCAGTGACAGTAGTTGCACCACAGTCTCCTGCCTTTCAAG TTAATGGCACTGCCTCTGCCTTCTGTGTGCTTGCTGCTAAACCATCCCAAGCTGCTGTAGTGTCCACAGCTATGCCAGTTCGTGAAACCAATCCTTGGGCTCATGCTCCTGCTGCTAATACTGGAGCTGCAGCCGTGGTCGCTG GCACTGAATGGAGCAGCACCTCCTCAGGTGCGGCCTCACCAAGTCTCTTCCAAGGAAATCACAGACGCACTCCCTCGGAGGCAGACCGCTGGTTGGAAGAGGTCTCAAAGACTGTCAGAGCCCAACAGCAGCCaacctcagccccagccccccagccactgctccagcctcctccagcagctccagcctcccaGTCAGCACCAGCCTTCCCAGTCAGCACCTTCATTGCGCCTCAGCCTGTGCCGGTGGGTGTGGTACCGCCCATGCAGCCGGCATTTATTCCGGCTCAGCCCTATGCTGTAGCAAATGGGATGACCTATGCAGCCCCAAGCGTCCCTGTGGTTGGAATCACACCTTCCCAGATGGTAGCCAACGTCTTTGGTACTGCCAGCCACACTCCAGCGGCCCACCCGCATCAGTCCCCCAGTCTGGTGAAGCAGCAGCCGGTCCCTCAGTacgacagcagcagcagcagcgccacCGCCAGCCCCTTCTTCCACCCGCCCGCGCAGCACAACGGCTCCGCCGCCTTCAACGGCGTGGAGGGGGGCAAGTGGGCTGCCGAGGACAAGCATTCGCagccccccgcgcccgccccgcagGTCGACCCCTTCGAGGCGCAGTGGGCAGCTCTGGAGGGCAAGGCAAAGCAGCGCACcaacccctcccccaccaaCCCCTTCTCCAGTGACCTACAGAAGACATTCGAGATTGAACTTTAA